GCCGAGCTCCTCGAGCAGCACGCAGTAGGCCAGAGCGTCGCCGCCGGAGCCGCCGAATTCCTCCGGGATCTCGATGCCGAGGAAGCCCATGGTGCCGAGTGCGCCGACGATCGCCGGGTCGACGGATTCCGCCCGATCCCAGTCCGCGGCGTGCGGCACGACGTGTGTGTCGACCCAGTCGCGGGCGACATCGCGCAGCTGCCGATGGTCGTCGCCGAGCTCGAGGTCCATGTCCGGAATCTCCTAACCAAACGTTGTTAGGTTACTGCTGCACGATATCCTAACAACGTTCGTTTATTCAAGATCCGCGGGTGGTCGGTGATAGGTTCGACGTTCGTTCAACCTGTGGAGGAGGTGCACCATGGCCAGGCCCCGCGTGCCGTTGCTCAGTCGCGAACGCATTCGCGACGCGGCACTGGAGTTGATCGATCGGGACGGTCTGCCGGAGCTGTCCATGCGCAAACTCGCCACCGAGTTGGGTGTGTCGGCGGCCTCGCTGTACGGGCACTATCCGACCAAGGACGATCTGCTCGGCGATATCGCCCGCGACGTGATCGAACGGGTGGACACCTCGGCCTTCGAGACCACGCCCTGGCAGCAGGGGCTCACCGCGTGGGCCCGCTCGTACTGGTCGGCGCTGGTCGCGCACCCGAATTTCGTGCCGTATCTCGCCACCGGGCCGGGCCGCAGCGACGCCGGGCTGCGGATGGCCGACGCGGTGCACGGCGGGCTGGTGCGGGCCGGCTGGCCGCCGCGCGACGCCACCATGATCGGCGCCTCGACCCGCTATCTGGTGCTGGGCTCGACGATCGGCTCGTTCTCCCGCGGCTTCGTCGACGACGTACAGGTGTACCGGGATCGCTACCCGCATCTGGAGCAGGCGCATCTGCTGCGGGCCAAGGCCGACGAAATCGACTCGCAGAGTTTCGAATTGGCGTTGCAGGCGTTCGTGGACGGACTTCGGGTGCGGTACACGCTGATTCAGGACCGGCGGGCCGCACGGCGCCGCCGGTCCTGAACCACCCGGCCGGGTCAGCCCGGGAAGAACTCCTTCACCTGCGCCTCGCTCAGACCGTAATCGGCCAGCGTGTAGCGGTGGTCCGGCTTGCGGTCACCGGTGCGGCTCGCCGCGTCCAGCGCCGACATCGCGGCGCGGGCGGGCTCGGTGAACTCCAGGCCGAAGCTGCGGTAGATCCGCTCCACCGTGCCCAGCGGATCCGAACGCAGCTCCGCGAAGTCGACGTCGATGAACTGCGCCGGATCGTAACGACCACGCGCGGAGGTGAATTCGCGCAACCCGCGCGACCACAGCTCCAACTGGGTCTCCCCGATACAGGCCCCGGTGAAGGTGTTCGACCAGCCGCGCGCGGCATGGTCGGACAGACTGCACGAGGAGGCCATCGCGATCACCGGATCCCGATGGGTCTGCACGATCAGCGCATCCGGATAGGTCGCCATCAGCGCGTCGAGGGCGAACATGTGGCTGGGGTTCTTCAGGATCCAGCGCCGGGTGTCGTGCAGGCCGATCAGTTGCAGGTTCTTCCGGTGCCGCACATAGGCATTCGTCCAGTCCTGGCGTTGCAGCCACTGCGAATAGGTCGGCAGATACGCGAGGCTCTCGTACGCCACCGATTTCACCGTCTGCCGCAACAACTGCCAGCATTCCTCGACATCGGCGGCGCTGATGTAGTGCACGCCCATGAATTCCGGATTCTCCACATGATGCTGGGCGAAGCCGGCCTCCAGCTGCTGATACACCGGATTGTCCGCCCAGGTCTCCCGGGGCGGACGGGGCTGCGGGAATTCCGACAGCCACAGCTCCAGGGCCTGATGCCGCGGATCGGCGGCCAGCAGCCGATGCAGCGCGGTGGTGCCGGTGCGCGGCAGGCCGGTCACGAAGATCGGCCGCTGGATCGGGGTGTCCGCATAACTCGGATTCGCCTGCCAGGCAGCCTCGCTCAGCGCCCGGGCCACCAGCGCACCCCGCAGGAAGTAGCGATTCATCTTGCTGCCGAGTTCGGTGAGATCGGCATCGCGGCGATAGGACTCGAGCAGCACACCGAGCGCCTCGGTGTAGTCGTCGGGCCCGAAATCCTGCAGGCCACACATCTTCGTGGCCGAGAAGTGCAGATCCTCGACGGTGCCGACATCGGTACGGGGGGCCATGTTCACTCCTCAGACGTGGTACTCGCCGCAGTTGACGTCGAGGGTCTGGCCGGTGATCGCGCTGGCCCAGTCGGAGGCGAGAAAGACCACGGCACGGGCGATCTCGTCCGGTTCGGGTAGCCGCTTGAGATCGGACCGGCTCGCGGTCTGCTCGTAGACCTGTTCGGCGGTGATGCCGTACTTCTTCGCCACCTCGGCGAAGTACCACTTCAACTGGTCGTCCCAGATGTAGCCGGGCGCGACGCTGTTGATCCGGATCCCCTTGCCGCCCAACTCCGTTGCCAGCGTCTGCGACATCGCCAGCAGCGCCGCCTTGGACAGCTTGTAGCTGCCGTAACGCGGTTCCGAATGGCGCAGCACCATCGAATTGATCATGACCACCGCACCGCGGCTCTCGGCCAGCGCCGGGGTGAACGCCTTGGTCATGCGCAGCCCGCCGAGCACGGTCAGATCGAGACTGTCCCGGATCTGCTGGAAGTCGGTGCGCTCCAGCGGTTTCATCGACGGCACCGCGAACGCGTTGTTCACCAGCGCGTCGACCCGGCCGAAACTGTCGACGGCGCGGTCCACCAGATTGGCCACCGCGGCGTCGTCGGTGATGTCGGTCGGCACCACCAGCGTCTGCGCCGGGGCCAGCTCCGCGGCCACGTCCCGCAGCCGCGATTCGGTGCGGGCCGCCAGCACGACCTTCGCCCCGGCCTCCGCCGCCGCCCGGCACACCGAGCGGCCGAGTCCCGGCCCGACCCCACTGACGACGACCACCTTGTCGTCCAACATCGCCTTCACGCGAGCATCCTTTCCGCGAATCCCCGCTGCCGCTGCGCGATCCGCGCCCGCCAGCCGGCCTCGTCGATTCGATTGGTGTCGTGGAACGGCAACTGCGCCGCCACCTCGTCGATCGGCACCAGCGCGATCGTCGGCCCCTCCGCCGGCCCGATCGGCCGGTGTGTGCGCTGCCAGCGGAACTGCATGATGCCGCGGCGGCGCCCCGTGGTCTCCACCCAGTTGGCGATGCCGGGATTGCGCGCCGAGATCACCAGCCGGATCATCCCGTCCGGATCCACCTGCGCCTGCGTACTGTTCAGGCTGGTCTGGTGGTTGACGTAGTCCAGCGAGATGTACCAGCGGCTGCCCAGCTGGAAACCCTGATACGGCACATCCGATTTCGGCACCGTGACCACCAGCGCCTGATCCTCCGCCAGATCGAAGTGACCGACCGAGGAGTACTGGGTGGCCAGTCCGCCCGGCGTCAGCCGGGGTTGGGTGAGCGTGTTCACCGGCAGGTCCAGGTAGAACCACTTCGGGAAGTTGAACCAGGTGTGGATGCGCTGCACCAGCATCCGGCCCGCCACCTTGTACCGCTTGCGCAGCACCGCCAGATCGGG
This DNA window, taken from Nocardia sp. BMG111209, encodes the following:
- a CDS encoding sulfotransferase, translated to MAPRTDVGTVEDLHFSATKMCGLQDFGPDDYTEALGVLLESYRRDADLTELGSKMNRYFLRGALVARALSEAAWQANPSYADTPIQRPIFVTGLPRTGTTALHRLLAADPRHQALELWLSEFPQPRPPRETWADNPVYQQLEAGFAQHHVENPEFMGVHYISAADVEECWQLLRQTVKSVAYESLAYLPTYSQWLQRQDWTNAYVRHRKNLQLIGLHDTRRWILKNPSHMFALDALMATYPDALIVQTHRDPVIAMASSCSLSDHAARGWSNTFTGACIGETQLELWSRGLREFTSARGRYDPAQFIDVDFAELRSDPLGTVERIYRSFGLEFTEPARAAMSALDAASRTGDRKPDHRYTLADYGLSEAQVKEFFPG
- a CDS encoding TetR/AcrR family transcriptional regulator; this encodes MARPRVPLLSRERIRDAALELIDRDGLPELSMRKLATELGVSAASLYGHYPTKDDLLGDIARDVIERVDTSAFETTPWQQGLTAWARSYWSALVAHPNFVPYLATGPGRSDAGLRMADAVHGGLVRAGWPPRDATMIGASTRYLVLGSTIGSFSRGFVDDVQVYRDRYPHLEQAHLLRAKADEIDSQSFELALQAFVDGLRVRYTLIQDRRAARRRRS
- a CDS encoding SDR family oxidoreductase; the encoded protein is MLDDKVVVVSGVGPGLGRSVCRAAAEAGAKVVLAARTESRLRDVAAELAPAQTLVVPTDITDDAAVANLVDRAVDSFGRVDALVNNAFAVPSMKPLERTDFQQIRDSLDLTVLGGLRMTKAFTPALAESRGAVVMINSMVLRHSEPRYGSYKLSKAALLAMSQTLATELGGKGIRINSVAPGYIWDDQLKWYFAEVAKKYGITAEQVYEQTASRSDLKRLPEPDEIARAVVFLASDWASAITGQTLDVNCGEYHV